The Branchiostoma lanceolatum isolate klBraLanc5 chromosome 10, klBraLanc5.hap2, whole genome shotgun sequence genome has a window encoding:
- the LOC136443462 gene encoding carbonic anhydrase-like — MDASTWYWLAGVLLLQAAQSIEGAGGAGWSYSGNTGPGYWANANNSCGGNSQSPINVQYSPAKRQTYATFNFQGYGTAPTNATMSLYNTGHAINVNLGSASRGFAVSGGGLTGTYYAAQFHFHWGGASDLTVGSEHTLESKAYPGEVHFVHYSGTYPNISAAVASGSPTALAVLGFFLELDDSDNAGLNSIVSNIGNAAYAGNTTTFTQTFPFDGFLPADRSRFYRYSGSLTTPGCNEIVVWTVFEDTIKISRSQLTTLLGATYYVAETGQQPEAMANNFRPVQNLNSREVTRSFERSGGSGTWRISPAWQVIGLGVLIAASFCPQCVP; from the exons ATGGACGCATCCACTTGGTACTGGCTGGCGGGGGTGTTGCTTCTACAAGCGGCCCAGTCCATTGAAGGTGCCG GAGGGGCTGGTTGGAGTTACAGTGGAAACACAG GCCCTGGCTATTGGGCAAATGCCAACAACAGCTGTGGTGGGAACTCCCAGTCACCAATCAACGTTCAGTATTCCCCAGCGAAGCGTCAGACCTACGCAACCTTCAACTTCCAGGGTTACGGCACTGCACCGACCAATGCGACCATGTCCCTATACAATACAGGGCATGCCA TTAACGTGAACCTGGGCTCTGCCAGCCGCGGTTTCGCTGTGTCTGGAGGCGGGTTGACAGGAACGTATTACGCCGCACAGTTCCACTTCCACTGGGGCGGCGCCTCCGATCTAACCGTCGGCTCTGAACACACACTGGAGAGCAAGGCTTATCCCGGCGAG GTTCATTTCGTGCACTACAGTGGAACTTACCCTAATATTAGCGCGGCAGTGGCGTCTGGATCTCCCACAGCGCTGGCTGTGCTCGGCTTCTTCTTGGAG CTTGACGACTCTGACAACGCCGGTCTGAACTCGATCGTAAGCAACATCGGAAACGCTGCTTACGCTG GTAACACTACAACCTTCACGCAGACCTTCCCGTTTGACGGCTTCCTCCCCGCGGACAGGAGCAGGTTCTACCGCTACAGCGGCAGCCTCACCACCCCTGGCTGTAACGAGATCGTGGTGTGGACCGTCTTCGAAGACACCATCAAGATATCCAGGAGCCAG CTGACCACTCTCCTGGGTGCCACTTACTATGTGGCCGAGACGGGCCAACAACCGGAGGCAATGGCGAACAACTTCCGTCCCGTCCAGAACCTAAACTCACGGGAAGTGACTCGCTCGTTTGAGAGGAGCGGCGGGAGCGGCACCTGGCGGATCTCGCCAGCATGGCAGGTCATCGGCCTTGGTGTCCTCATTGCTGCAAGCTTCTGTCCCCAGTGCGTTCCGTGA